Proteins encoded within one genomic window of Pectobacterium araliae:
- the metN gene encoding methionine ABC transporter ATP-binding protein MetN translates to MIELSNITKIFQQNGRAITALSDVSFHVPTGQIYGVIGASGAGKSTLIRCVNLLERPTEGKVLVDGQELTQLSDSQLTRARRQIGMIFQHFNLLASRTVFGNIALPLELDNTPKADITKRVNELLELVGLADKHDVYPANLSGGQKQRVAIARALASNPKVLLCDEATSALDPATTRSILELLKDINRRLGLTILLITHEMDVVKRICDQVAVISDGRLIEQDTVSEVFSHPKTPLAQKFIQSTLHLDIPDDYLTRLSPDHHPEATPLLRMEFTGKSVDAPLLSEVARRFTINNNIISAQMDYASGVKFGIMLTEMHGNDADIKAAIQFLQESHVTVEVLGYV, encoded by the coding sequence ATGATTGAGCTTTCTAATATTACTAAGATTTTCCAGCAGAATGGACGGGCTATTACCGCACTTTCTGATGTCAGCTTTCACGTTCCCACCGGGCAAATCTATGGCGTTATCGGTGCATCGGGAGCAGGTAAAAGTACACTGATTCGCTGCGTCAATTTATTGGAACGTCCGACAGAAGGGAAAGTGCTGGTAGATGGGCAAGAGCTGACTCAACTGTCAGATAGCCAATTGACGCGCGCACGCCGTCAAATCGGCATGATTTTTCAACATTTCAACCTGCTCGCTTCGCGCACCGTTTTTGGCAACATTGCGCTACCGTTGGAATTGGATAACACGCCAAAAGCCGACATCACCAAACGAGTCAATGAATTGTTAGAGTTGGTTGGTCTAGCAGATAAACACGACGTGTACCCCGCGAACTTGTCCGGCGGACAAAAACAGCGTGTCGCCATTGCCCGTGCGCTGGCGAGCAATCCGAAAGTCCTGCTGTGTGATGAAGCAACCAGCGCATTGGATCCTGCAACGACTCGCTCGATTCTTGAATTACTGAAGGACATCAATCGCCGCCTTGGCCTAACCATTCTTCTTATTACACATGAAATGGATGTGGTGAAACGCATTTGCGATCAGGTTGCGGTTATCAGTGACGGGCGGCTCATCGAGCAGGACACCGTAAGTGAAGTCTTCTCGCATCCGAAAACGCCGCTGGCGCAGAAGTTCATTCAGTCAACGTTACATCTGGATATCCCTGACGATTACCTCACTCGTTTGTCACCAGACCATCATCCAGAGGCTACACCGTTATTACGGATGGAGTTTACGGGTAAGTCGGTGGATGCCCCACTACTGTCCGAGGTCGCTCGGCGCTTTACTATTAATAACAACATTATTAGTGCTCAGATGGATTATGCCAGTGGCGTCAAGTTCGGCATCATGCTGACAGAAATGCACGGCAACGATGCGGATATCAAAGCCGCAATCCAATTCCTGCAGGAAAGTCACGTTACCGTTGAGGTTTTGGGTTATGTCTGA
- the gmhB gene encoding D-glycero-beta-D-manno-heptose 1,7-bisphosphate 7-phosphatase: MAQNVPAIFLDRDGTINVDHGYVHEIDHFQFIDGVIDAMRELKSMGFALVVVTNQSGIARGKFTEDQFMQLTEWMDWSLADRGVDLDGIYFCPHHPEAGEGEYRQVCDCRKPEPGMLLSAQSELHINMAASYMVGDKLEDMQAAIGAGVGNKLLVRTGKPVTEQGEALADGVLESLAELPKWIKTRS; encoded by the coding sequence GTGGCACAAAACGTTCCAGCAATTTTTCTTGATCGTGATGGCACGATCAATGTCGATCACGGTTATGTCCATGAGATTGACCATTTTCAATTTATAGATGGTGTCATCGATGCCATGCGCGAATTGAAGAGCATGGGGTTCGCGCTGGTTGTTGTGACGAATCAGTCCGGTATCGCGCGTGGCAAATTTACAGAAGATCAGTTTATGCAACTGACAGAATGGATGGATTGGTCGCTGGCAGACCGCGGTGTTGATCTGGATGGCATCTACTTTTGCCCGCATCATCCTGAAGCTGGCGAAGGTGAATATCGGCAGGTCTGTGATTGTCGCAAGCCTGAACCTGGTATGTTGCTTTCCGCACAGAGCGAACTGCACATTAATATGGCGGCGTCTTATATGGTGGGAGACAAGTTAGAGGATATGCAGGCTGCAATTGGCGCAGGTGTGGGAAATAAATTACTGGTTCGCACCGGTAAACCGGTTACCGAGCAGGGCGAAGCACTGGCTGATGGTGTGCTGGAAAGCCTCGCAGAGCTGCCAAAATGGATAAAAACGCGCAGTTAA
- a CDS encoding MetQ/NlpA family lipoprotein, whose amino-acid sequence MAIKLKSIATIGALIGALALAGCGQEEKNPNHIKVGVIVGAEQQVAEIAQKVAKDKYGLDVELVTFNDYVLPNEALSKGDIDLNAFQHKPYLDQQIKDRGYKLVSVGNSFVYPIAGYSKKIKSLNELQEGAQIALPNDPTNLGRSLLLLQKVGLIKLKDNVGLLPTVLDVTENLKNIKLVELEAPQLPRSLDDAQIALAVINTTYASQINLTPTKDGLFVEEKDSPYVNLLVSREDNKDAENVKKFVQAYQSDEVNDAANKIFNGGAVKGW is encoded by the coding sequence ATGGCGATTAAACTGAAATCTATTGCGACCATTGGCGCACTTATTGGTGCTCTGGCGCTAGCGGGATGTGGACAGGAAGAAAAAAATCCTAATCATATTAAAGTCGGCGTTATTGTTGGCGCAGAACAGCAGGTTGCGGAAATCGCGCAAAAAGTGGCGAAAGACAAATACGGCCTGGACGTTGAGTTAGTCACATTTAACGACTACGTGTTGCCAAATGAAGCCCTAAGCAAAGGTGACATCGATCTGAATGCCTTCCAGCACAAACCTTATCTGGATCAGCAGATCAAAGATCGTGGTTATAAACTGGTTTCTGTCGGCAACAGCTTTGTCTACCCGATTGCTGGTTACTCCAAAAAAATCAAATCGCTGAATGAGCTGCAAGAGGGTGCGCAAATTGCGCTGCCAAACGACCCGACCAATCTGGGTCGCTCTCTGCTGCTGCTGCAAAAAGTCGGCTTGATTAAACTGAAAGACAACGTTGGCCTGCTTCCAACGGTACTGGATGTCACTGAAAATCTGAAAAATATCAAACTGGTTGAGCTGGAAGCGCCACAGTTGCCACGCTCTTTAGATGATGCGCAAATCGCGCTGGCTGTCATCAACACCACTTATGCTAGCCAGATTAACCTGACGCCAACGAAAGATGGTCTGTTTGTTGAAGAAAAAGATTCACCGTATGTAAACCTGCTGGTTTCACGCGAAGACAACAAAGATGCTGAAAACGTGAAGAAATTCGTTCAGGCTTATCAGTCTGACGAAGTAAACGACGCAGCAAATAAAATCTTTAATGGCGGCGCAGTGAAAGGCTGGTAA
- the rcsF gene encoding Rcs stress response system protein RcsF: MRAVPFILLAMSLTGCSLFQKLQAPVPQPVVETKTVEPAPKQKPPARPAPAVLYKSAEELVGKPFRDMGEVSGSSCQVSAQDSPPNTANARKRMQNRATAMKANAVLLHECQTVSGIAGCYSQVVCQGTALKVSAQ, translated from the coding sequence ATGCGTGCTGTTCCCTTTATATTGTTAGCCATGTCGCTGACAGGCTGTTCTTTATTTCAGAAGCTACAGGCACCCGTTCCTCAACCTGTTGTTGAAACCAAAACTGTAGAACCCGCACCGAAACAAAAGCCACCCGCTCGCCCTGCTCCAGCCGTGCTATATAAAAGTGCTGAAGAATTAGTCGGTAAACCTTTCCGTGATATGGGTGAAGTTTCAGGCTCTTCATGTCAAGTCAGCGCTCAGGACTCTCCTCCCAACACGGCAAATGCGCGTAAAAGAATGCAAAATCGCGCAACAGCAATGAAGGCCAATGCAGTTTTACTGCATGAATGCCAAACCGTCAGTGGCATAGCGGGTTGCTATAGCCAGGTCGTTTGCCAGGGCACCGCGCTGAAAGTCTCTGCACAATGA
- a CDS encoding methionine ABC transporter permease MetI, which produces MSEAMMWLMAKGVWETVAMTFVSGFFGFVLGLPVGVLLYTTRPGQIIANPKLYRTVSALVNIFRSIPFIILLVWMIPFTRIVVGTSIGLQAAIVPLTVGAAPFIARMVENALLEIPNGLIEAARAMGATPMQIIRKILLPEALPGLINAATITLITLVGYSAMGGAVGAGGLGQIGYQYGYIGYNATVMNTVLILLVVLVYLIQFFGDRAVKAVTHK; this is translated from the coding sequence ATGTCTGAAGCAATGATGTGGTTAATGGCTAAGGGAGTATGGGAAACCGTCGCGATGACGTTCGTTTCTGGTTTCTTTGGTTTTGTGCTTGGCTTACCCGTGGGCGTTTTATTGTATACCACGCGTCCGGGGCAAATCATTGCCAATCCAAAACTCTATCGGACCGTTTCTGCACTGGTAAACATTTTCCGCTCAATTCCGTTCATTATTTTACTGGTCTGGATGATTCCTTTTACCCGCATCGTTGTCGGAACGTCTATTGGGCTACAAGCGGCAATCGTTCCTCTCACCGTAGGTGCAGCACCGTTTATTGCCCGTATGGTGGAAAATGCACTGCTTGAAATTCCAAATGGTCTGATCGAAGCTGCCCGTGCAATGGGTGCGACGCCGATGCAAATCATCAGAAAGATATTGCTGCCGGAAGCGTTACCGGGACTAATTAATGCCGCAACCATCACACTCATTACGCTCGTAGGCTATTCTGCTATGGGTGGCGCCGTCGGCGCAGGTGGCTTAGGTCAAATTGGTTATCAGTATGGTTATATTGGTTATAACGCGACGGTAATGAATACAGTATTAATATTACTGGTTGTTTTGGTTTACCTGATTCAATTTTTCGGCGACAGGGCAGTAAAAGCTGTCACACACAAGTGA